In Haloplanus rubicundus, one DNA window encodes the following:
- a CDS encoding BolA family protein: MDTAEVERLIEEGIEDAEATVTKPRVPDEDHEDAHFAAVVVSPAFEGVPLVQQHEMVYDALEGYMTTDIHALEMKTYTPEAYAEHGDA, encoded by the coding sequence ATGGACACTGCCGAAGTCGAACGCCTGATCGAGGAGGGCATCGAGGACGCCGAAGCGACGGTCACCAAACCCCGCGTGCCGGACGAGGACCACGAGGATGCCCACTTCGCGGCCGTGGTCGTCTCGCCCGCCTTCGAGGGGGTGCCCCTCGTCCAGCAACACGAGATGGTGTACGACGCGCTGGAGGGGTACATGACGACCGACATCCACGCCCTGGAGATGAAGACGTACACGCCCGAGGCGTACGCGGAACACGGCGACGCGTAA
- a CDS encoding formate dehydrogenase subunit alpha, whose translation MSTEPVSIDLDRRSFMKASALAGAVALGGGGAGQALAQTGEESESAADTEGELTKTICNYCSVGCGFHGERVGDSFVGMEPWEDHPINQGSLCSKGAGIYETEHSEKRVRHPMVRENGAWRKMSWDAAYERLGTDIKALWPDSDVSPDQAVDVDEEASRESVMILGSAHHSNEESYAIRKLAAFMGTNNVDHQARICHSTTVAGLANTWGYGAMTNTLQDYRNFDLLVVIGQNPAEAHPIAMQHILEGQKRGGTILCLDPRFTKTAAHADEYMRFRPGTDVALMMGIIKELRDEYGLAMDPDADDTGQNMLTDRVQGWEEIDADLDQYDKETVSEITWLSVDEIEQLAEMFHENRPHIQIEWAMGGTQHNNGTQNIRSYAAASLGSGSAARSGGGLQVMRGHANVQGATDLAVASHILPGYYGLSPGGWSWWADVWDMNPYTSGSTSFEDMYDRFEVMPPEKYAMANDVVPESLPTSSHEGDFGPGNPAPNSMMFQNGLTVARWFEGALDQEDRMQETPVYQPDQVKIGIFWGHSSNSISEMEKMKEGMENLDLLVVIDVFPSVASVLPDYDEGPPVLLLPACSQYEHYRSLTNTHRSIQWSEPVRPPSHNSRPDLRIMQELADELGFGEHFDWGTGPEIYNGKSTYENVIREFNLGTNTIGYRQTPERLQQHLEYDYAFSHETLQAAEGSPVEGEYWGLPWPCWGEGHPGTPIIWNDDMNPNNGGQDFRTRWGTRAPSPEEWEAMNTDEEYPFQNTVDAVGDRYDSVEDALDLTRAPYDPDWASEADTASDGMIHGIPEYPGWKTVPPASLVDPTQSTQSDELTIPQQHALDNQRSVYTAAQALADPDTGIPEFDQYLSETQSIDPSFYEQYDFKQPDAPTGRGRARAVVWNFIDTTPVHREPLESPHPDLVEEWPANGQQRNFYRLDQNNAVEQEQAMEIIHGDGDGPALDTILTSGRQVEHQGGGSETRSNIHNADLQPHMYAEISPNKAESLGVDGGDLIVISSTDRGSILVKARVTNRPNDDETFLPYHWGGVFKGQSLEDKYPEGMVPYAIGDSVNAITSRGYDVETQMQETKVGMVAVRPATQSLLEELNMDVDLEFPQDRNDIGTQKDFDVRDQNAVQ comes from the coding sequence ATGAGTACGGAACCAGTTTCGATCGACCTCGACCGGCGCTCGTTCATGAAAGCGAGCGCGCTTGCAGGGGCCGTCGCTCTCGGTGGCGGCGGCGCGGGGCAAGCGCTCGCCCAGACGGGTGAGGAGTCGGAGTCGGCCGCAGATACGGAAGGAGAGTTGACGAAGACCATCTGTAACTACTGTTCCGTCGGGTGTGGGTTCCACGGGGAGCGCGTCGGCGACTCGTTCGTCGGCATGGAACCGTGGGAGGACCACCCGATCAACCAGGGGTCGCTCTGTTCGAAGGGGGCAGGGATCTACGAGACCGAACATTCCGAAAAGCGCGTCCGGCACCCGATGGTCCGGGAGAACGGCGCGTGGCGCAAGATGTCGTGGGACGCCGCCTACGAGCGGTTGGGCACCGACATCAAGGCGCTGTGGCCGGACTCGGACGTCTCACCCGATCAAGCGGTCGACGTAGACGAGGAAGCCAGCCGCGAGAGCGTCATGATCCTGGGGAGTGCCCACCACTCCAACGAGGAGTCCTACGCCATCCGGAAGCTCGCGGCCTTTATGGGCACGAACAACGTCGACCACCAGGCACGCATCTGTCACTCCACGACGGTCGCCGGCCTCGCGAACACGTGGGGCTATGGCGCGATGACGAACACCCTGCAGGACTATCGTAACTTCGACCTGCTGGTCGTCATCGGACAGAACCCGGCGGAGGCCCACCCAATCGCGATGCAGCACATCCTCGAGGGCCAGAAACGCGGCGGAACGATCCTCTGTCTCGATCCCCGGTTCACGAAGACGGCGGCCCACGCCGACGAGTACATGCGGTTCCGACCGGGGACCGACGTGGCCCTGATGATGGGCATCATCAAGGAACTCCGTGACGAGTACGGGCTGGCGATGGACCCCGACGCGGACGACACGGGGCAGAACATGCTCACCGACCGCGTCCAGGGGTGGGAGGAGATCGACGCCGACCTCGACCAGTACGACAAGGAGACCGTCTCGGAGATCACGTGGCTCTCGGTCGACGAGATCGAGCAACTCGCCGAGATGTTCCACGAGAACCGCCCGCACATCCAGATCGAGTGGGCGATGGGTGGCACCCAGCACAACAACGGCACCCAGAACATCCGCTCGTACGCCGCCGCGAGCCTCGGCTCGGGGAGCGCGGCTCGGAGCGGCGGCGGCCTGCAGGTCATGCGCGGGCACGCGAACGTCCAAGGTGCAACCGACCTCGCCGTCGCGAGCCACATCCTGCCGGGGTACTACGGGCTGTCACCCGGTGGCTGGTCGTGGTGGGCCGACGTCTGGGACATGAATCCGTACACGAGCGGCTCCACCTCGTTCGAGGACATGTACGACCGGTTCGAGGTGATGCCGCCGGAGAAGTACGCGATGGCGAACGACGTGGTGCCGGAGTCGCTCCCGACGAGCAGCCACGAGGGCGACTTCGGTCCGGGCAACCCGGCGCCGAACTCGATGATGTTCCAGAACGGGCTCACGGTCGCCCGCTGGTTCGAAGGCGCCCTCGACCAGGAGGACCGGATGCAGGAGACGCCGGTCTACCAGCCCGATCAGGTGAAGATCGGCATCTTCTGGGGTCACTCCTCGAACTCCATCAGCGAGATGGAGAAGATGAAAGAGGGGATGGAGAACCTCGACTTGCTCGTCGTCATCGACGTGTTCCCCTCGGTCGCGAGCGTCCTCCCGGACTACGACGAGGGACCGCCGGTCCTGCTGTTGCCGGCCTGCAGTCAGTACGAGCATTACCGCTCGCTGACGAACACGCACCGTTCCATCCAGTGGTCCGAGCCGGTCCGTCCGCCGTCGCACAACTCCCGACCCGACCTGCGAATCATGCAGGAACTGGCCGACGAACTCGGCTTCGGGGAGCACTTCGACTGGGGCACCGGCCCGGAGATTTACAACGGGAAGTCGACCTACGAGAACGTCATCCGGGAGTTCAACCTCGGGACGAACACCATCGGCTACCGACAGACGCCGGAACGCCTCCAGCAACATCTCGAGTACGACTACGCGTTCTCCCACGAGACGCTACAGGCCGCGGAGGGGTCGCCGGTCGAAGGCGAGTACTGGGGGCTCCCGTGGCCGTGCTGGGGTGAGGGTCACCCCGGCACCCCGATCATCTGGAACGACGATATGAACCCCAACAATGGGGGGCAGGACTTCCGGACCCGGTGGGGAACGCGGGCGCCAAGCCCCGAGGAGTGGGAGGCGATGAACACCGACGAGGAGTACCCGTTCCAGAACACGGTCGACGCCGTGGGTGACCGGTACGACAGCGTCGAGGACGCCCTCGATCTGACGCGGGCACCCTACGACCCCGACTGGGCGTCGGAGGCCGACACGGCCAGCGACGGGATGATCCACGGGATTCCGGAGTATCCGGGCTGGAAGACGGTGCCACCGGCGAGTCTGGTCGACCCGACCCAGTCCACGCAGTCCGACGAACTCACCATCCCGCAGCAACACGCACTAGACAACCAGCGGTCGGTGTACACCGCCGCCCAGGCGCTCGCGGATCCGGATACGGGGATTCCGGAGTTCGATCAGTATCTCTCGGAGACCCAGAGCATCGACCCGTCGTTCTACGAGCAGTACGACTTCAAGCAGCCCGATGCGCCGACCGGGCGCGGACGGGCACGCGCGGTGGTCTGGAACTTCATCGACACGACGCCGGTCCACCGCGAACCGCTCGAGAGTCCGCATCCGGACCTCGTCGAGGAGTGGCCGGCGAACGGCCAGCAGCGGAACTTCTACCGCCTCGATCAGAACAACGCCGTGGAACAGGAGCAGGCGATGGAGATCATCCACGGCGACGGCGACGGGCCGGCGCTCGACACCATCCTGACGAGCGGCCGGCAGGTCGAACATCAGGGTGGCGGCTCGGAGACGCGGAGCAACATCCACAACGCGGACCTCCAGCCCCACATGTACGCCGAGATATCGCCGAACAAGGCCGAAAGCCTCGGCGTCGACGGCGGCGACCTGATCGTCATCTCCTCGACCGACCGGGGGTCGATCCTCGTGAAGGCCAGGGTGACGAACCGGCCGAACGACGACGAAACGTTCCTCCCGTATCACTGGGGTGGCGTCTTCAAGGGCCAGAGCCTGGAGGACAAATACCCCGAGGGGATGGTGCCGTACGCCATCGGCGACTCGGTGAACGCCATCACGTCCCGCGGCTACGACGTGGAGACGCAGATGCAGGAGACGAAAGTCGGGATGGTCGCGGTCCGCCCGGCGACACAGAGCCTCCTCGAGGAACTCAACATGGACGTCGACCTCGAGTTCCCGCAGGATCGCAACGACATTGGCACACAGAAGGACTTCGACGTCCGCGACCAGAACGCGGTCCAATAG
- a CDS encoding cytochrome b/b6 domain-containing protein — protein sequence MTSLDHGKFTRVTTTFHSLLALDVFLLFFSGYSLTFNDELWWMVSLMGGPESVTALHRAAGFGLIALIGFWATLMITTDTGRSNFAEIMPSGDDVKAFIQDVQFALGSADERHPAAKQFAGGDPDEIPLLSYIGKGVVFIFAIELFLLTISGLLIWSKTGLMQYFGTRTAAMGFVVFHGLLGVIMLMGVMLHIFEHGFHPAFYPVEPKAFIPRELIPETHADGGIEDLTLAPSWSTISTVMGILTVVGITSVMIGSVFDEGYPVPREITIGGGPESLLLTLGINAGIFVLFVGLVLSMYGNLLRVRWERRLEEERSQPTTAADGGHPESNDD from the coding sequence ATGACCAGCCTCGATCACGGCAAGTTCACGCGCGTCACGACGACGTTCCACTCGTTGCTGGCCCTCGACGTGTTCCTGCTGTTCTTCTCGGGGTACAGCCTGACGTTCAACGACGAACTCTGGTGGATGGTGTCGCTGATGGGTGGTCCCGAGAGCGTCACCGCGTTGCATCGGGCCGCCGGATTCGGGCTCATCGCCCTCATCGGCTTCTGGGCGACGCTCATGATCACGACCGACACCGGTCGGAGCAACTTCGCGGAGATCATGCCCAGCGGCGACGACGTGAAGGCGTTCATCCAGGACGTGCAGTTCGCGCTCGGGAGCGCCGACGAGCGCCACCCGGCCGCGAAGCAGTTCGCCGGTGGCGACCCCGACGAGATTCCGCTGCTCTCGTACATCGGCAAGGGTGTCGTCTTCATCTTCGCCATCGAGCTGTTCCTGCTGACGATCAGCGGACTGCTCATCTGGAGCAAGACCGGCCTGATGCAGTACTTCGGCACGAGGACCGCCGCGATGGGCTTCGTCGTCTTCCACGGCCTGCTGGGCGTCATCATGCTGATGGGGGTCATGCTCCACATCTTCGAACACGGGTTCCACCCCGCGTTCTACCCGGTCGAGCCGAAAGCGTTCATCCCCCGGGAACTGATCCCGGAGACGCACGCCGACGGCGGCATCGAGGATCTCACCCTCGCCCCGTCGTGGAGTACGATCAGCACGGTCATGGGCATCCTGACCGTCGTGGGCATCACGAGCGTCATGATCGGCTCGGTGTTCGACGAGGGGTATCCGGTCCCGCGTGAGATAACCATCGGCGGCGGCCCGGAGAGCCTGTTGCTCACGCTCGGCATCAACGCCGGCATCTTCGTGCTCTTCGTCGGCCTCGTCCTCTCGATGTACGGCAACCTCCTGCGCGTGCGCTGGGAGCGTCGCCTCGAAGAGGAGCGGAGCCAGCCGACGACCGCCGCCGACGGCGGCCACCCCGAATCGAACGACGACTGA
- a CDS encoding HVO_2901 family zinc finger protein, with protein sequence MPQMHVSTRRDLLVCRKCDAEFPEGRATKDGWTYECPECGEASGLGEGLRRA encoded by the coding sequence ATGCCGCAGATGCACGTCTCTACCCGCCGGGATCTGCTCGTCTGTCGAAAGTGTGATGCCGAGTTCCCGGAGGGTCGCGCCACGAAGGACGGGTGGACCTACGAATGTCCGGAGTGTGGCGAAGCGAGCGGCCTCGGCGAGGGGCTGCGGCGCGCCTGA
- a CDS encoding HhH-GPD family protein has protein sequence MTDAEGADAALPDDLDIDALRAALVEWYEADHRDYPWRRTDDPYDILVSEVMSQQTQLDRVVEAWNGFLDRWPTVEALADADRSEVVAFWSDQRLGYNNRARYLHEAAGQVVDDYGGEFPETPADLQELMGVGPYTANAVASFAFNAGDAVVDTNVKRVLYRAFGVEDDDEEFERAASELMPDGESRVWNNAIMELGGVACQQRPRCDEEGCPWRRWCRAYETGDFTAPDVPTQPEFEGSRRQFRGRVVRVLGEHDELPLDELGPRIRVDYAPAGESGREWLRGLLDDLEDDGLIEVIERDEGTVARLRA, from the coding sequence ATGACCGACGCCGAGGGCGCGGACGCCGCGCTCCCCGACGACCTCGACATCGACGCGCTCCGCGCCGCGCTCGTCGAGTGGTACGAGGCCGACCACCGCGATTACCCGTGGCGCCGGACCGACGACCCCTACGACATCCTCGTTTCGGAGGTGATGAGCCAGCAGACGCAGTTGGATCGGGTCGTCGAGGCGTGGAACGGCTTCCTCGACCGCTGGCCGACCGTCGAGGCGCTCGCCGACGCCGACCGGAGCGAGGTGGTCGCGTTCTGGTCCGACCAGCGCCTCGGCTACAACAACCGCGCGCGCTACCTCCACGAGGCGGCTGGACAGGTCGTCGACGACTACGGAGGCGAGTTTCCCGAGACCCCTGCCGACTTACAGGAACTGATGGGCGTCGGCCCCTACACCGCCAACGCCGTGGCGAGTTTCGCGTTCAACGCGGGCGACGCCGTGGTGGATACGAACGTCAAGCGCGTCCTCTATCGCGCGTTCGGTGTCGAAGACGACGACGAAGAGTTCGAGCGGGCAGCGAGTGAACTGATGCCCGACGGCGAGTCCCGCGTCTGGAACAACGCGATCATGGAACTGGGCGGCGTCGCCTGCCAACAACGGCCCCGGTGTGACGAGGAAGGATGCCCGTGGCGCCGGTGGTGTCGCGCCTACGAGACGGGCGACTTCACCGCGCCCGACGTGCCGACGCAACCCGAGTTCGAGGGCAGTCGGCGGCAGTTCCGGGGGCGGGTCGTCCGGGTCCTCGGCGAGCACGACGAACTCCCGCTGGACGAACTCGGACCGCGGATTCGCGTGGACTACGCGCCCGCCGGCGAGTCCGGCCGCGAGTGGCTGCGCGGCCTGCTCGACGACCTCGAAGACGACGGGCTGATCGAGGTGATCGAACGGGACGAGGGTACGGTGGCCCGTCTTCGGGCGTAA
- a CDS encoding class II fumarate hydratase has translation MSGDDFRVERDSLGEIRVPADAYWGAQTQRAVENFPISDARFGRRFIRALGVVKKSAARANRDLGLIDDDVADAIVDAADEVIAGDHDDQFPVDVFQTGSGTSSNMNANEVIANRAAERMGAAVGDRVVHPNDHVNFGQSSNDVIPTAMHVAALEAVEKDLVPALETLADALDAKAEAFDGVVKTGRTHLQDATPVRLGQEFGGYRTQVEKGIDRCESIQPRLAELALGGTATGTGLNTHPEFPDRAADYIAEETGLPFREADDHFEAQAAHDAMGEAHGALRTVAGSLNKIANDLRLLASGPRNGLGEIEQPENQPGSSIMPGKINPVVAEAVNQVHTQVVGNDAAVSAGAAGGQLDLNLYKPVIAYNFLQSATILANAAETFAEKFVAKLEANEAHCAAAVERSMALATALNPAIGYDRASEVAKAALKADKTVREVAVEKGYLTAEEADDVLDPERMTHRGILSGDDDE, from the coding sequence ATGAGCGGCGACGACTTCCGCGTCGAACGCGACAGCCTCGGCGAGATTCGGGTACCGGCCGACGCGTACTGGGGCGCACAGACCCAGCGCGCCGTCGAGAACTTCCCCATCAGCGACGCCCGGTTCGGGCGGCGGTTTATCCGCGCGCTGGGCGTCGTCAAGAAGTCGGCGGCGCGGGCCAACCGCGACCTGGGCCTGATCGACGACGACGTGGCCGACGCCATCGTCGACGCCGCGGACGAGGTGATCGCCGGCGACCACGACGACCAGTTCCCGGTCGACGTGTTCCAGACCGGATCGGGCACCTCCTCGAACATGAACGCCAACGAGGTGATCGCCAACCGCGCCGCCGAACGCATGGGCGCCGCAGTGGGCGACCGGGTCGTCCACCCGAACGACCACGTCAACTTCGGGCAGTCCTCGAACGACGTGATTCCGACGGCGATGCACGTCGCAGCGCTGGAGGCGGTGGAGAAAGACCTCGTGCCGGCGCTGGAGACGCTGGCCGACGCGCTGGACGCGAAGGCCGAGGCGTTCGACGGCGTCGTCAAGACCGGCCGCACCCACCTGCAGGACGCGACGCCCGTCCGCCTCGGTCAGGAGTTCGGCGGCTACCGCACGCAGGTCGAGAAGGGGATCGACCGCTGTGAGTCGATCCAGCCTCGACTCGCCGAACTCGCCCTCGGCGGGACGGCGACGGGGACGGGCCTGAACACCCACCCCGAGTTCCCCGACCGCGCCGCCGACTACATCGCCGAGGAGACCGGTCTCCCCTTCCGCGAGGCCGACGACCACTTCGAGGCCCAGGCCGCCCACGACGCCATGGGCGAGGCCCACGGCGCCCTGCGGACCGTCGCCGGGTCGCTGAACAAGATCGCCAACGACCTCCGCTTGCTCGCCTCCGGGCCGCGAAACGGGCTGGGCGAGATCGAACAGCCGGAGAATCAGCCGGGGTCGTCGATCATGCCCGGGAAGATCAACCCCGTCGTCGCCGAGGCGGTCAACCAGGTCCACACGCAGGTCGTGGGCAACGACGCCGCCGTCTCCGCGGGTGCCGCGGGCGGCCAACTCGACCTCAACCTCTACAAGCCCGTGATCGCGTACAACTTCCTCCAGTCGGCGACCATCCTCGCGAACGCCGCCGAGACGTTCGCGGAGAAGTTCGTGGCGAAGCTAGAGGCGAACGAGGCCCACTGCGCCGCGGCCGTCGAGCGGTCGATGGCGCTGGCGACGGCGCTCAACCCCGCCATCGGCTACGACAGGGCCTCCGAAGTCGCCAAGGCGGCGCTGAAAGCGGACAAGACCGTCCGCGAGGTGGCAGTCGAGAAGGGGTATCTCACCGCCGAGGAGGCCGACGACGTCCTCGATCCCGAGCGGATGACCCACCGGGGCATTCTGAGCGGCGACGACGACGAGTAA
- a CDS encoding cation:proton antiporter domain-containing protein has product MTAAIDTIVPVVVIMGLGVAAQVLADRLAVPSVLFLVLAGVAVGPEGLGVVDPATFGDALPAIVGLSVAIIVFEGAFHLHVDRLREAPTESIRLVTVGAAGALVGTAVVVRYALGTTWGLAFLVGSLLVATGPTVITPIMNVVPVRERVATTLETEGVVNDVTAAILAIVTFEYVVVETHSVGTLAAEFGVRFGIGIGVGLAVAAVVWYLLRHVGLSAENAPQNARLIVLIAALVAYALAELLAAQVDAAEAGIAAVATAGFVLGNADIPYRAEIERFKGDITLLVLAFVFITLAALLSVRDLVALGVGGLLVVALVAGVLRPALVLLCTVGSRWTLRERLFVGAIGPRGIIPASVATLFALELRATNPGAASTLVGTVFLVILATVVVQGGFARHIAQALDVIPMRVIVVGGGRVGTALAERLEDRGEEVVVVDADSRVVEEARAAGYTATHGDATEADVLRGAGAGNASVIAAATGDDDVNLLVAQLAKNRFGVETVVARVNQPANVAAFEDLDVEAVPTGMSVAWSMDNFIERPGIAHWMTEMDRIGDVQEIALTSSDVAGRTVAEIGGELDDGCYIALINRDGESQVPHADDVLEREDRVTFIGKKEAVRDAIDYCQSG; this is encoded by the coding sequence GTGACCGCCGCCATCGACACCATCGTTCCGGTCGTCGTCATCATGGGCCTCGGCGTCGCCGCGCAGGTGCTCGCCGACCGGCTGGCCGTCCCGAGCGTGCTGTTTCTCGTTCTCGCCGGCGTCGCCGTCGGCCCGGAGGGTCTCGGGGTCGTCGACCCGGCGACGTTCGGGGACGCACTCCCCGCCATCGTCGGCCTCAGCGTCGCCATCATCGTCTTCGAGGGGGCCTTCCACCTCCACGTCGACCGCCTCCGTGAGGCGCCGACCGAATCGATCCGACTGGTCACCGTGGGCGCGGCCGGCGCCCTCGTCGGGACCGCCGTCGTCGTTCGGTACGCGCTCGGGACGACGTGGGGACTCGCCTTCCTCGTCGGCTCGTTGCTCGTGGCGACGGGACCGACGGTCATCACCCCGATCATGAACGTCGTGCCGGTGCGCGAACGCGTCGCGACGACGCTGGAGACCGAGGGCGTCGTCAACGACGTGACGGCCGCCATCCTCGCCATCGTCACCTTCGAGTACGTCGTCGTGGAAACACACAGCGTCGGCACGCTCGCGGCCGAGTTCGGCGTCCGGTTCGGCATCGGCATCGGCGTGGGCCTCGCCGTCGCCGCCGTCGTCTGGTACCTGCTCCGTCACGTCGGGCTGTCGGCAGAGAACGCCCCGCAGAACGCCCGGCTGATCGTCCTGATCGCGGCGCTCGTGGCGTACGCGCTCGCGGAGCTTCTGGCGGCACAGGTCGACGCCGCCGAAGCCGGCATCGCCGCCGTCGCCACCGCCGGGTTCGTCCTCGGCAACGCCGACATCCCCTACCGGGCGGAGATCGAACGGTTCAAAGGCGACATCACGCTGCTCGTGCTGGCGTTCGTGTTCATCACGCTGGCGGCGCTGCTGTCCGTGCGTGACCTCGTCGCGCTCGGGGTCGGCGGACTGCTGGTCGTCGCCCTCGTCGCCGGGGTCCTTCGCCCCGCGCTCGTCTTACTCTGTACGGTCGGGAGCCGATGGACGCTCCGCGAGCGGCTGTTCGTCGGAGCGATCGGTCCGCGAGGGATCATCCCCGCGAGCGTGGCCACGCTGTTCGCGCTCGAACTCCGCGCGACGAACCCCGGCGCCGCGTCGACGCTCGTCGGCACCGTCTTTCTCGTCATCCTCGCGACGGTGGTCGTCCAGGGCGGGTTCGCACGACATATTGCCCAGGCGCTCGACGTGATACCCATGCGCGTCATCGTCGTCGGCGGCGGCCGCGTCGGCACGGCGCTCGCCGAGCGCCTCGAGGACCGGGGGGAGGAAGTGGTCGTCGTCGACGCCGACAGCCGGGTCGTCGAGGAGGCGCGGGCGGCGGGCTACACCGCCACCCACGGCGACGCCACCGAGGCGGACGTGCTTCGGGGCGCCGGCGCCGGGAACGCGAGCGTCATCGCGGCGGCCACCGGCGACGACGACGTGAACCTGCTGGTCGCCCAACTCGCCAAGAACCGCTTCGGCGTCGAGACGGTCGTGGCACGCGTCAACCAACCGGCGAACGTCGCCGCGTTCGAGGACCTCGACGTCGAGGCGGTACCGACCGGGATGTCCGTCGCGTGGTCGATGGACAACTTCATCGAACGACCGGGCATCGCCCACTGGATGACCGAGATGGACCGCATCGGCGACGTCCAAGAAATCGCGCTCACGTCGAGCGACGTCGCCGGCCGCACCGTCGCCGAGATCGGCGGTGAACTCGACGACGGCTGTTACATCGCGCTCATCAATCGGGACGGCGAGAGTCAGGTCCCCCACGCCGACGACGTGCTCGAACGCGAGGATCGCGTCACCTTCATCGGCAAGAAGGAGGCCGTCCGCGACGCCATCGACTACTGTCAGTCGGGGTGA
- a CDS encoding 4Fe-4S dicluster domain-containing protein, which produces MSSNKEIMRQGVMSTGEDARIFPDVEACIDCGGCVVACKRTWDSAPDEQRISISTMMEGQEGAEGLNAHSARALEQGQSPGETAVPMQCYHCENAPCVSVCPTDSLVKQEDGFVQVRDDLCVGCQYCLSACPFGAPQFPESDEGAAQLFGTGGTMDKCTMCEERQDVGKGPACAEECATDAILVGDADEISAELERRDSGTFFNDVAMEIIFGEEEAQVF; this is translated from the coding sequence ATGTCAAGCAACAAAGAAATCATGCGGCAGGGCGTGATGAGCACGGGCGAGGACGCCCGCATCTTCCCCGACGTCGAGGCGTGTATCGACTGCGGTGGCTGTGTCGTCGCCTGCAAGCGTACGTGGGACTCCGCCCCGGACGAACAGCGGATCAGCATCTCGACGATGATGGAAGGGCAGGAGGGCGCCGAGGGGCTCAACGCCCACAGCGCCCGTGCCCTCGAACAGGGTCAGTCGCCCGGCGAGACGGCGGTTCCGATGCAGTGTTACCACTGCGAGAACGCACCCTGCGTGTCGGTCTGTCCGACGGATTCGCTGGTGAAACAGGAGGACGGCTTCGTCCAGGTGCGTGATGACCTCTGTGTCGGCTGTCAGTACTGCCTGTCGGCGTGTCCGTTCGGCGCGCCGCAGTTCCCCGAATCCGACGAGGGGGCGGCACAGCTGTTCGGCACCGGCGGCACGATGGACAAGTGTACCATGTGCGAGGAGCGCCAAGACGTCGGCAAGGGGCCGGCGTGTGCCGAGGAGTGTGCGACCGACGCCATCCTCGTCGGCGACGCCGACGAAATCTCGGCCGAACTGGAGCGTCGCGACAGTGGCACGTTCTTCAACGACGTCGCCATGGAGATCATCTTCGGCGAAGAGGAGGCTCAGGTGTTCTAA